The nucleotide sequence GCAGATCGGCGCGACAGTAAAGGGCGGCGTCAAGCGCCTGGCCCTGACTGACCTGGATAAACAGGGGCGCGACCTGGTGGTGCGCTGGGGCACGGAGGCGGGCATGAGCATTACCATCGACCAGATCGGCAATGTTTTCATGCGCCGCGACGGCACCAATAATAGCTTGCCGCCCGTGATGACGGGCAGCCATATCGACACGCAACCCACGGGCGGCAAGTTCGATGGCAATTACGGCGTGCTGGCCGGCCTGGAAGTGGTGCGCACCCTGAACGATTTACAGATCAAGACGCTGGCACCCATCGAGGTGGCGTTCTGGACCAACGAAGAAGGCTCGCGCTTCGTGCCCGTGATGATGGGCTCCGGCGTCTTTTGCGGCGCCTTCTCGCTGGAAACCGCCTACGCGGCGAAAGACACGGAAGGAAAAACGGTGGGCGAGGAGTTGGCGCGCATCGGATACAAGGGCGAGCAGGTGCCGGGCGACCATCCCATCGGCGCCTATTTTGAAACGCATATCGAGCAGGGTCCTGTGCTGGAAGACGCCGATAAAGTCATCGGCGTAGTGCCTGCCGTGATGGGGTTGTCGTGGTACGACTGCGTGGTGACGGGCATGGAAGCGCATGCGGGACCCACGCCCATGGGCCTGCGCAAGGATGCGCTGCAGGTGGCCACCAGCATCATGCAGGAAGTCGTCGCCATCGCCAACCGCTACCCGCCGTATGGGCGCGGCACGGTGGGCATGGTGCAGGTCTTCCCTAACAGCCGCAACGTGATTCCCGGCGAAGTCAAATTCAGCATCGACCTGCGCAATGTGAACGACGAACTGCTCAACACCATGCATGGCGAAATCACGGCTTTCATCGACGCTACGCGCACCGGTACGGGACTGGATATATCTCTTGAACGGGTTTCCTATTATCCGCCATGCCCGTTCCACCCCGACTGCGTGGGCGCCGTGCGCAATGCCACCGCAAAGCTCGGTTATTCCGTGATGGACGTGGTGTCGGGCGCCGGCCACGACGCCATCTATGCGGCCAGGCTGGCACCGGCCGGCATGATTTTCGTACCGTGCAAGGACGGCATCAGCCACAATGAAATCGAGGATGCCAAGCCCGAGCACCTGGAAGCTGGCTGCAATGTGCTGCTGCACGCAATGCTGGAGCGGGCCGTGGCCGTATAGGTCACCGGCCCACGTCCGCCACTCAGGGCTTGGGCTGGAAGTTGCGCAAAAACGCCAGCAGCGCCCGCGCCGCGATGTCGGCGTCGTCCGCCGTCATGGTTTCCAGCGGATTGTGGCTGATGCCGCCATTGCCGCAGCGGGTAAACAGCATGGCCACGTCGGTGATGGCGGCCATGGCCATGGCGTCGTGGCCGGCGCCAGACAGCAACGTGTATGGTTCGATGCCGACCGATTCCACGGCCTGCGCCAGCTGCGCCATCAGCCACGGCGCACACGGCGCTGCACGCGCCGACAGCAGCAGTTCCAGCTGGTAGTCAATCTGGCGCCGCGCGCAGATGGCGGCGATGCCGTCGAGAATATCGTCGACGGCCGCCTGGCGCACGGTATCGACGGCGGCGCGGATGTCGAGCGACAGGGTGCAGGCGCCTGCGATCACGTTGACGGAGCCGTTGGGCACCTGCAGCTGGCCCACCGTGCCCACCAGCGCATCGCCCTGGCTGCAGCGGTGTTCGACCAGCAGGATGATTTCGGCGGCTGCGCTGGCCGCATCCTTGCGCATGGTCATGGGCGTGGTGCCCGCATGGCTGGCCACGCCGCCAAGATTGACCAGGTAACGCGAACTGCCGGCAATTGCCGTGACGATCCCCAGTGGCAGGTCGCGCTCCAGCAGCACGGGCCCCTGCTCAATATGCACTTCCACATAGCCGAGCAAATTGGCGGGATCGCGTGCGATGGTGCCGATGGCGGCCGCTTCATGGCCGGCGGCGGCCAGCGCCTCGCGCATGCTCACGCCATCTGCGTCAAGCTGTTCCAGCAGAGACAAGTCGAACTTGCCCGTGATGGCCGTGCTGCCCAGGAATGTGCTCTTGAAGCGCACGCCTTCCTCTTCGGCGAAGCCGACGATCTCGACGTGGAAGGGCAGCTTTTCACCCCGCTCATGCAGATGGCGCACGACGGCGATCGGCAGTACGATGCCCAGCCGGCCATCGTACTTGCCGCCGTTGCGCACAGTGTCGTAATGCGATCCCGTCATCAGGGTTTTCGCGCCAGGCGCGTCCGACAGATAGCGCCCGACGACATTGCCGACGGCGTCGATCTGCACCTGCATGCCCGCCTCCCGCATCCAGTCGGCCAGTTGCGCGGCCGTCTTCTGGTGCGCTGGCGTCAGGTAGGCGCAGGTGAGGTTGTAATCGCTGTCGCTCCAGCCGGCCAGCGTTTCCGCCTGCTGCATGATGGCCGGGCCGAAGTCCAGCCGCACGTCGAACAGGTCGTTCAGGCGCAGTTCGGCGATGCGCTTGATCTGCCGCAGCGATTCGGCCAGTTCATCGGCAGGCCGGTTTTTCAGGCGCCGCGCAAACGTGGCGATGATGTCCTGGCGCGTCAATCCTTCGCCCGTCGGGCCCTTGACGGCCAGGATGAAGGGAAAGCCGAACTTGGCGTTGTATTCGCTGTTGAGGCGCTGCAGGGTGGAAAATTCCTCGGGACTGCACAGGTTCAAGCCGGACTTGGCTTGCTCGCGCGTTGACTCCGCCGTCAGTTGCCCCGCGATGGCGGCCTTGCCTGCCAGCTCGGGATGGGCGCGGATCAGCCCCAGCTGCTCATCGGGAGAGGCCTGGGCCAGCACGCGCTGCAGCTCCATCTTCAGGGCCGTCAGGCTGGCAAACGGCATGGCCGCTGCCGCGCGCTGGGGTATCCAGGGCGAATGTTCGTAGATGCCATGCAGTTGCGCAATAAAGTCGGCCTGGCTGCTGGTGTTCAGGTCTGAAAGGGTGGTCATGGTTTTCCGATCATGCAAGCGGTGATGATAGCGCCCTGTCCTGGCGTCCATTATATGCGCGCGCTGATAGCTGCTATCGCTGCACCAGCGCCTTGGCGGCCGCGCTGACCTGGTCGCGCAGCCATTTATGCTCGGGTGCCTGGTGCACGCGCTGGTGCCACAGCTGGTAAAAGCGCATGGGCGGGAATTTCAATGGCACGGTATACGTTTTCAGCGGCAGGGTCTTTTCATAGAAGCGCATGAATTGCCGGCCCGTGGTGAGCACCAGATCCGTCTGCGTCAGCATGTAGGGGATCAGGCCGAAATACGCCGATTCCACCACCACGTTGCGCTGCAGGTTTTGCCGTTCGAGGAAGGAATCGATCACGCCGTGGTAGCCGGGCATCATCTGCGACGGCGCCACGTGGGGCAGGCTCAGATAATCGTCCAGGGTCATGGCGTCGCTGGCCGTGCGCCGCGCATAGGCATTTTCCGCATGCATGGCGCAGATGATGGGGTCTTCGAACAGCTTCGAGATATGCAGGTGGGCGGGCGGCTCGTCCCAGTTGGCGATGACCAGGTCCAGGCCACCGTCGGAGAGTTGGCGGATATGGTCGATGCCCGGTCCCAGGCTATGCAGCACCACGCGGCTTTTCGGCGAGCCGCGGCGCAGCAGGGCCACCACGTTGGGCAGGAACTGGCTGTCCAGGTAGTCGGGCGCGGCGATATGGAAGGTGCGCGCCTCTTCCTGCGCCACGAATGGCGTCTTCTTGACGAACAGGCTCTCCGTCTGGTCGAGGATGCGCTTGGCCGGATTGAGCAGACTTTCTCCATGCTGGGTGGGCACCATGCCGCGCGCGCCGCGCACGAGCAGCGGGTCGCCCGTCAGTTCGCGCAGCTTGCGCAAGGAGGCGGAGATCGAGGGCTGCGGCTGATTGAGTTTCAGCGCCACGCGCGAGACATTCTTTTCCACCAGCAGCAGGTAGAGGATGCGGATCAAGTGCAGGTCGAGGTGTTGCGGCAGGCTGGACATGTGGCGGCGGCTCTGTTGTATATCGATTTGAATATGTCAAATATACGATATTTTTCATGTGAAGGGCGGTAAATCCGTTTATCTTGTGTAGA is from Janthinobacterium sp. 61 and encodes:
- a CDS encoding Zn-dependent hydrolase; amino-acid sequence: MDELRINGERLWAALMELAQIGATVKGGVKRLALTDLDKQGRDLVVRWGTEAGMSITIDQIGNVFMRRDGTNNSLPPVMTGSHIDTQPTGGKFDGNYGVLAGLEVVRTLNDLQIKTLAPIEVAFWTNEEGSRFVPVMMGSGVFCGAFSLETAYAAKDTEGKTVGEELARIGYKGEQVPGDHPIGAYFETHIEQGPVLEDADKVIGVVPAVMGLSWYDCVVTGMEAHAGPTPMGLRKDALQVATSIMQEVVAIANRYPPYGRGTVGMVQVFPNSRNVIPGEVKFSIDLRNVNDELLNTMHGEITAFIDATRTGTGLDISLERVSYYPPCPFHPDCVGAVRNATAKLGYSVMDVVSGAGHDAIYAARLAPAGMIFVPCKDGISHNEIEDAKPEHLEAGCNVLLHAMLERAVAV
- a CDS encoding allantoate amidohydrolase, giving the protein MTTLSDLNTSSQADFIAQLHGIYEHSPWIPQRAAAAMPFASLTALKMELQRVLAQASPDEQLGLIRAHPELAGKAAIAGQLTAESTREQAKSGLNLCSPEEFSTLQRLNSEYNAKFGFPFILAVKGPTGEGLTRQDIIATFARRLKNRPADELAESLRQIKRIAELRLNDLFDVRLDFGPAIMQQAETLAGWSDSDYNLTCAYLTPAHQKTAAQLADWMREAGMQVQIDAVGNVVGRYLSDAPGAKTLMTGSHYDTVRNGGKYDGRLGIVLPIAVVRHLHERGEKLPFHVEIVGFAEEEGVRFKSTFLGSTAITGKFDLSLLEQLDADGVSMREALAAAGHEAAAIGTIARDPANLLGYVEVHIEQGPVLLERDLPLGIVTAIAGSSRYLVNLGGVASHAGTTPMTMRKDAASAAAEIILLVEHRCSQGDALVGTVGQLQVPNGSVNVIAGACTLSLDIRAAVDTVRQAAVDDILDGIAAICARRQIDYQLELLLSARAAPCAPWLMAQLAQAVESVGIEPYTLLSGAGHDAMAMAAITDVAMLFTRCGNGGISHNPLETMTADDADIAARALLAFLRNFQPKP
- a CDS encoding LysR family transcriptional regulator, whose protein sequence is MSSLPQHLDLHLIRILYLLLVEKNVSRVALKLNQPQPSISASLRKLRELTGDPLLVRGARGMVPTQHGESLLNPAKRILDQTESLFVKKTPFVAQEEARTFHIAAPDYLDSQFLPNVVALLRRGSPKSRVVLHSLGPGIDHIRQLSDGGLDLVIANWDEPPAHLHISKLFEDPIICAMHAENAYARRTASDAMTLDDYLSLPHVAPSQMMPGYHGVIDSFLERQNLQRNVVVESAYFGLIPYMLTQTDLVLTTGRQFMRFYEKTLPLKTYTVPLKFPPMRFYQLWHQRVHQAPEHKWLRDQVSAAAKALVQR